The following DNA comes from Sulfurimonas hongkongensis.
TCACCTATCATCCAAGAAGTTAAAATTTTAAAATCTTTTTGCGTATAATAACCCCTTGCAATTCCAGATTGATTTGTTACAACAACTATGATAAATCCAAGTTGTTGATAGTATTTACATACTTCAAATATGCCATCTATAAACTCAAAATCTTCTATCTTGTGTAGATAGCCTTTTTCAACATTTATAACACCATCACGGTCAAGAAAAAGTGCCCTCTTCATAGACTATTTTGCTACACCTTCGCCAAATATCTCTTTTTCGATAATATCACAAAGTATATGACCTATAAGTATATGAGACTCTTGTATTCTAGGAGTAGCATCTGAGGGAATGATGATAGCAACATCAGCTAACTTTGCCATCTCTCCGCCATCACGTCCGACCAAGGCTACTGTTTTGATATTTTTTTCTTTTGCTACCTTAAAAGCGTTGATAATATTTAAAGAGTTTCCTGATGTAGATATGCCTATGAAGATATCCCCATCTTGCCCCATACCCTCTAGTTGACGAGAAAAAACTTTATCATATCCATAATCATTTCCAATAGCAGTAAGATTTGAAGTATCAGTGGTAAGAGATAAAGAAGGCAAAGATGGTCTATCAAAACCATATCTGCCTACAAGCTCAGCAGC
Coding sequences within:
- the gmhA gene encoding D-sedoheptulose 7-phosphate isomerase, translating into MKEYIKDQIKKSYETKKAIYENDELLGKIEQVAKLCVELYRCKNKTILAGNGGSAADAQHIAAELVGRYGFDRPSLPSLSLTTDTSNLTAIGNDYGYDKVFSRQLEGMGQDGDIFIGISTSGNSLNIINAFKVAKEKNIKTVALVGRDGGEMAKLADVAIIIPSDATPRIQESHILIGHILCDIIEKEIFGEGVAK